A genomic segment from Microbulbifer elongatus encodes:
- a CDS encoding tetratricopeptide repeat protein: MNMTTVTKGLSRLVLRTSVALPLVLAPAVSVTVLEAVGVSTSFAQAEAQSEQKTRKTPSMRESAFKHLGKAQEAADAQNWPAALAALREMEAGKDKLSGYETAQMYYFYGFVYYSMEKYPQAITYYKKVLAQGEQNLPVALEVGTLLTVAQLYFVTEDYKQAVNYLNRWFKVADNINADSYALRAQAYYQLGDNNKALADINQAVSMYEKEGKTPKENWLGLQRFLYYEKNDYKQVANILEKLVKYYPKGEYYKQLAGMYGELKREDDMLHMMEAAYIAGALQKEKELLNMAYLFMGAEMPYKGAKVIDKGMSEKKIARNSKNLETLAQAYQMAQELQKSIPELEAAASLSDKGDLYSRLAGIYLDLDKNKEALDMGNKALNKGDIKRPDQLYIVLGMANANLKKYDASLKNFKKALEDKRSEKFAKQWITFVEGEQEREKQLAM; encoded by the coding sequence ATGAATATGACGACCGTGACGAAAGGCCTCTCCAGGCTCGTCCTGCGCACGTCCGTAGCGCTGCCCCTGGTTCTGGCGCCGGCAGTGAGTGTAACCGTACTGGAGGCTGTGGGTGTTTCCACTTCTTTCGCTCAGGCGGAAGCCCAAAGTGAGCAGAAGACCCGCAAAACGCCGTCCATGCGCGAGAGTGCATTCAAGCATCTGGGTAAGGCCCAGGAGGCTGCCGATGCCCAGAACTGGCCGGCGGCCCTGGCGGCACTGCGGGAAATGGAAGCGGGTAAAGACAAGCTGAGCGGTTACGAAACCGCGCAGATGTACTACTTCTACGGCTTTGTGTACTACAGCATGGAGAAGTACCCGCAGGCGATTACCTACTACAAGAAAGTGCTGGCGCAGGGTGAACAGAACCTGCCGGTGGCGCTGGAAGTGGGTACCCTGTTGACCGTAGCCCAGCTGTACTTCGTAACCGAAGACTACAAGCAGGCTGTCAACTACCTGAACCGCTGGTTCAAGGTGGCGGACAACATCAATGCGGACTCCTACGCGCTGCGCGCTCAGGCTTACTATCAGCTGGGTGACAACAACAAGGCGCTGGCCGATATCAATCAGGCCGTGTCCATGTACGAAAAAGAAGGCAAGACCCCCAAGGAAAACTGGCTGGGCCTGCAACGTTTCCTCTACTACGAGAAAAACGATTACAAGCAGGTTGCCAATATCCTCGAGAAGCTGGTCAAGTACTATCCGAAAGGCGAGTACTACAAGCAGCTGGCGGGTATGTACGGTGAGCTGAAGCGTGAAGACGATATGCTTCACATGATGGAAGCTGCCTACATTGCCGGTGCCCTGCAGAAAGAGAAAGAGCTGCTCAACATGGCTTATCTCTTTATGGGTGCGGAAATGCCGTACAAGGGCGCCAAGGTGATCGACAAGGGCATGAGCGAGAAGAAGATTGCCCGCAACTCCAAAAATCTGGAAACCCTGGCTCAGGCGTACCAGATGGCTCAGGAGCTGCAGAAATCGATCCCCGAGCTGGAAGCCGCGGCAAGCCTGTCTGACAAGGGCGACCTCTATTCCCGTCTGGCCGGTATCTATCTGGACCTGGACAAGAATAAAGAAGCTCTGGATATGGGTAACAAGGCGCTGAACAAGGGCGATATCAAACGTCCGGATCAGCTCTACATCGTACTGGGTATGGCCAATGCCAACCTGAAGAAGTACGACGCTTCACTCAAGAACTTCAAGAAAGCACTGGAAGACAAACGTTCCGAGAAGTTTGCTAAACAGTGGATCACTTTCGTGGAAGGTGAGCAGGAGCGCGAGAAGCAGCTGGCGATGTAA
- a CDS encoding energy transducer TonB, translating to MNPVRLVGAGALAVATTFALIFTMHALIEANLGAPEEEEPIKVADIVMPEQKIETQYDTSKPDKPDEPEQPPPDMPEPEFDQPDVDNALNMSAPTANADLNVGGIGGFASEGDYLPIVKVQPQYPRRALQRGIEGWVVVEYTVTKNGSVRDPRVVEAFTKDGNPTTIFNRAAVKSALKYKYKPRVVDGEPIEVPGVKTKISFNMAK from the coding sequence ATGAACCCGGTAAGACTAGTAGGGGCGGGTGCGCTGGCGGTAGCCACGACTTTTGCCCTGATCTTCACCATGCATGCGCTGATTGAGGCGAACCTGGGTGCTCCTGAAGAAGAGGAGCCAATCAAGGTTGCCGACATCGTCATGCCGGAGCAGAAGATCGAAACGCAATACGATACCAGCAAACCGGATAAGCCCGATGAGCCCGAGCAGCCGCCACCCGACATGCCGGAGCCGGAGTTTGACCAGCCGGACGTAGACAATGCCCTGAACATGTCTGCACCGACGGCCAACGCCGACCTGAACGTGGGTGGTATCGGTGGCTTCGCTTCCGAGGGTGACTACCTGCCTATCGTGAAGGTTCAGCCTCAGTACCCGCGTCGCGCACTGCAGCGTGGTATCGAGGGTTGGGTTGTTGTGGAATACACGGTAACCAAGAACGGTTCTGTACGTGATCCGCGTGTTGTGGAAGCCTTCACCAAAGATGGCAACCCCACCACCATCTTCAACCGCGCTGCTGTGAAGTCCGCGTTGAAGTACAAGTACAAGCCGCGGGTTGTTGACGGTGAACCGATTGAAGTGCCTGGTGTAAAAACCAAGATCAGCTTCAATATGGCGAAATAA
- a CDS encoding ExbD/TolR family protein, which produces MSRKQNTAEEEGQAIDLTPMLDVVFIMLIFFIVTATFIKEPGVDVLKPEATTADLKAASILVAINDNNEIWIAKEQVDDRLVKNTLERLYAENPKGWLVIQPDKKASIEKVALIADAARKIGIEKVSVATEKS; this is translated from the coding sequence ATGAGCAGAAAACAGAATACGGCGGAAGAAGAAGGGCAAGCGATTGACCTCACGCCCATGCTGGACGTGGTGTTCATCATGCTGATCTTCTTCATCGTCACCGCGACCTTTATCAAGGAGCCGGGTGTCGATGTTCTGAAGCCGGAAGCGACTACCGCTGATCTCAAAGCCGCCTCTATTCTGGTAGCGATTAACGACAACAACGAAATCTGGATTGCCAAAGAGCAGGTAGATGACCGCCTGGTGAAAAACACCCTGGAGCGTCTCTACGCGGAAAACCCCAAGGGGTGGTTGGTTATTCAGCCCGATAAAAAGGCGAGTATCGAGAAGGTTGCCCTGATCGCAGACGCGGCCAGGAAGATCGGTATCGAGAAAGTGTCGGTCGCTACAGAGAAGAGTTAA
- a CDS encoding MotA/TolQ/ExbB proton channel family protein, whose protein sequence is MHALNDAWAAVNAFMASGGPVLLLIAGLTFFMWTLIFERFFYFKGGLKSDVQGAVDTWEARPERKSWGAHQIRYALISRVSEKIDSNLDMIQTCVALAPLFGLLGTVWGMINVFEVLAITGGGDAKQMASGVSMAAIPTMAGMVTALSGVFANTYITRTAQRETQLLEDHLTMDH, encoded by the coding sequence ATGCACGCATTAAATGACGCATGGGCCGCCGTCAACGCCTTTATGGCGTCGGGCGGGCCAGTACTACTCCTGATCGCCGGCCTGACCTTCTTTATGTGGACGCTGATTTTCGAGCGGTTCTTTTACTTCAAAGGTGGCCTGAAGAGTGATGTTCAGGGCGCCGTGGACACCTGGGAAGCTCGCCCCGAGCGCAAATCCTGGGGTGCCCACCAGATCCGCTACGCGCTGATTTCCCGGGTATCCGAGAAAATCGACAGCAACTTGGACATGATTCAAACCTGTGTAGCCCTGGCGCCGTTGTTCGGCCTGCTGGGTACCGTTTGGGGCATGATCAACGTGTTTGAGGTTCTCGCGATCACCGGTGGTGGTGATGCCAAGCAAATGGCCAGTGGTGTATCCATGGCGGCCATCCCGACAATGGCGGGCATGGTAACCGCACTGTCTGGTGTATTTGCCAACACCTATATCACCCGTACCGCTCAGCGCGAGACCCAGCTGCTGGAAGACCATCTGACGATGGATCACTAA
- a CDS encoding MotA/TolQ/ExbB proton channel family protein, whose product MKSSIAKSVLAVAAAGLFSVSAVAQDKASSLDQLLKMVQSSKISESAEHKKREADFRRQKANQASLLSQAENTRASEEARSAALEKKYEEQELLVQQKRQQLDERLGSLKELFGHLTSTAGDLRANLQTSLVSAQYPGRAEFLDQLIDKMNSATKLPTIQEIERLWYELQRETVESGKVVKFNTTVILPDGEQAEQEVVRVGNFNIVSDGKYLEMNDNQKLAELIRQPDGKYLSMAADLQAATSGFTPFGVDPTGPSGGSYLKAMIASPSIVERWHQGGIVGYIITGVGVIAVLLAIWRLLVLSGVNAKVNSQLRSSTPNTNNPLGRVLAVAEENKGVDGETLELKMEEAVLKERPAIESGLNLLKIIAMVAPLLGLLGTVTGMIITFQAITIFGAGDPKAMAGGISSALVTTVLGLCVAIPTVLLHTIVNGRAKRILHILDEQSAGIVAENAERK is encoded by the coding sequence ATGAAATCCTCTATCGCCAAAAGCGTACTGGCCGTAGCGGCTGCTGGCCTGTTCAGCGTTTCCGCTGTTGCCCAGGACAAAGCATCTTCCCTGGACCAGCTGCTGAAGATGGTTCAGAGCTCCAAAATCTCTGAGTCCGCTGAGCACAAAAAGCGCGAAGCCGACTTCCGTCGCCAGAAAGCCAATCAGGCTTCTCTGCTGAGCCAGGCGGAAAACACCCGTGCCTCTGAAGAAGCCCGCTCCGCGGCGCTGGAGAAGAAGTACGAAGAACAGGAACTGCTGGTTCAGCAGAAGCGTCAGCAGCTGGACGAGCGCCTCGGCTCTCTGAAAGAACTGTTTGGTCACCTGACTTCTACCGCTGGCGACCTGCGCGCCAACCTGCAAACCTCTCTGGTTTCGGCTCAATACCCGGGCCGCGCCGAGTTCCTCGATCAGCTGATCGACAAAATGAACTCTGCGACCAAGCTGCCGACCATCCAGGAAATCGAGCGCCTGTGGTACGAACTGCAGCGTGAGACCGTGGAATCCGGCAAGGTTGTCAAATTCAACACCACTGTAATCCTGCCCGACGGTGAGCAGGCTGAGCAGGAAGTTGTTCGTGTTGGTAACTTCAACATCGTTTCCGACGGCAAGTACCTGGAAATGAACGACAACCAGAAGCTGGCCGAACTGATTCGTCAGCCCGATGGCAAATACCTGAGCATGGCTGCGGACCTGCAAGCGGCGACCAGTGGTTTTACTCCGTTTGGTGTTGACCCCACTGGCCCGAGCGGCGGTTCTTACCTGAAAGCCATGATCGCGAGCCCGAGCATTGTTGAGCGCTGGCACCAGGGTGGCATCGTGGGTTACATCATCACTGGCGTTGGTGTGATCGCGGTTCTGCTGGCCATCTGGCGCCTGCTGGTTCTGTCTGGCGTGAACGCCAAAGTGAACTCTCAGCTGCGCTCTTCTACTCCGAACACCAACAACCCGCTGGGTCGTGTTCTGGCTGTAGCTGAAGAGAACAAAGGCGTAGACGGCGAGACTCTGGAACTGAAGATGGAAGAAGCGGTGCTGAAAGAGCGTCCGGCCATCGAATCCGGCCTGAACCTGCTGAAGATCATCGCCATGGTAGCCCCGCTGCTGGGTCTGCTGGGTACCGTTACCGGTATGATCATCACCTTCCAGGCGATCACCATCTTCGGCGCGGGCGATCCTAAAGCAATGGCTGGCGGTATCTCCTCTGCACTGGTAACCACCGTTCTGGGTCTGTGTGTGGCTATCCCGACTGTACTGCTGCACACCATCGTGAACGGCCGTGCCAAGCGCATCCTGCACATCCTGGACGAACAGAGTGCCGGTATCGTTGCAGAAAACGCTGAGCGTAAATAA
- a CDS encoding DUF3450 domain-containing protein, producing MKTKRFMAVALTTALSAGALYGSVATADTLDTVLKVGEQKTAAATASQKRIDKIAQETSDLLQQFKVVNKEIDGLRVYNRQLEKQLANQLAVIKDLDESIDQVTVIERQIQPLILRMLDGLEQFIELDAPFKLAERKANLEGVKNNMDRSDITVAEKFRQVLELYNFEAEYARKIDTYGDTLNVNGQDREVSVLQIGRIALVAQTTDSKISLAYDKEQKAWVEIDSGEFRRAIMQGLKIAKKQATTDIMTMPIPAPEAAQ from the coding sequence ATGAAAACCAAGCGATTCATGGCTGTGGCGCTGACCACTGCGCTGTCTGCCGGCGCACTGTACGGTAGCGTAGCCACTGCGGACACACTCGACACCGTACTCAAGGTTGGCGAGCAGAAAACTGCTGCTGCCACTGCATCTCAAAAGCGCATCGACAAGATCGCTCAGGAAACCTCTGATCTGCTGCAGCAGTTCAAGGTAGTGAACAAAGAGATTGACGGTCTGCGCGTATATAACCGTCAGCTCGAAAAGCAGCTGGCCAACCAGCTGGCCGTGATCAAGGATCTCGACGAGTCCATCGATCAGGTGACCGTTATCGAGCGTCAGATCCAGCCGCTGATCCTGCGTATGCTGGATGGCCTGGAACAGTTCATCGAACTGGACGCCCCCTTCAAACTGGCCGAGCGTAAGGCCAACCTGGAAGGCGTGAAGAACAATATGGACCGTTCCGATATCACTGTAGCGGAAAAATTCCGTCAGGTGCTGGAACTGTACAACTTCGAAGCTGAATACGCGCGCAAGATTGATACTTACGGCGACACCCTGAACGTAAACGGTCAGGATCGCGAAGTGAGCGTTCTGCAGATCGGGCGTATCGCGCTGGTTGCTCAGACCACCGACTCCAAAATCTCCCTGGCCTATGACAAAGAGCAGAAAGCCTGGGTTGAGATCGACTCCGGCGAATTCCGCCGCGCCATCATGCAGGGCCTGAAAATCGCCAAGAAACAGGCCACTACCGACATCATGACTATGCCGATCCCGGCTCCGGAGGCTGCGCAATGA
- a CDS encoding dihydrofolate reductase: MGATSTPVAMIVAMARNRAIGRDNTLPWKISGDLQFFKRTTLGKPVIMGRKTFESIGRPLPGRVNIVITRNPDWQAEGVEVVSSLEAALALADRRAQAERMEELMVIGGAEIYRQALPVATRLYITEVDAEVEGDAFFPKIDDTWQEAARDCYPASERDEYNYCLVQYDRFI; this comes from the coding sequence ATGGGGGCTACCAGTACGCCTGTGGCCATGATTGTGGCGATGGCGCGCAACCGCGCGATTGGCCGGGACAATACCTTGCCGTGGAAGATTTCCGGCGATCTCCAGTTTTTCAAGCGCACCACTCTCGGCAAGCCGGTGATCATGGGGCGCAAGACCTTCGAATCCATCGGCCGCCCACTGCCCGGACGGGTGAATATCGTCATCACCCGTAACCCGGACTGGCAGGCGGAGGGTGTCGAGGTGGTATCTTCTCTCGAGGCGGCGCTGGCGTTGGCGGACCGCCGAGCCCAGGCGGAAAGAATGGAAGAGTTGATGGTGATCGGTGGGGCTGAGATTTATCGTCAGGCGCTGCCGGTGGCCACCCGCCTGTATATCACGGAAGTGGATGCTGAAGTGGAAGGGGACGCCTTTTTCCCGAAAATCGACGATACCTGGCAGGAGGCCGCCCGGGACTGTTACCCGGCATCGGAGCGGGATGAATACAACTACTGCTTAGTCCAGTACGACAGGTTTATTTAA
- a CDS encoding thymidylate synthase: MKQYLDLMRHVRDNGTLKSDRTGTGTRSVFGYQMRFDLSEGFPLITTKKCHLRSIIHELLWFLKGDTNIAYLKENGVRIWDEWATEEGDLGPVYGYQWRSWPTADGRHIDQIKELVHQLKTRPDSRRLIVSAWNPSDLPDEGVSPSDNARAGKMALAPCHALFQFYVADGKLSCQLYQRSADIFLGVPFNIASYSLLTLMLAQVCGLQPGDFVHTFGDAHLYSNHTEQVEEQLSREPLPLPQMLLNPDVKDLFEFRFEDFELRGYEAHPHIPAPVAV; this comes from the coding sequence ATGAAGCAATACCTCGACCTGATGCGCCATGTGCGCGATAACGGCACCCTCAAGAGCGACCGTACCGGCACCGGTACCCGCAGTGTGTTTGGTTACCAGATGCGCTTTGACCTTTCCGAAGGGTTCCCGCTGATTACCACCAAGAAATGCCACCTGCGCTCCATCATTCACGAGCTGCTGTGGTTTCTGAAAGGTGACACCAATATCGCCTATCTGAAAGAGAATGGTGTGCGCATCTGGGACGAGTGGGCGACGGAAGAGGGGGATCTGGGGCCGGTGTATGGCTATCAGTGGCGCTCCTGGCCCACCGCCGATGGCCGTCATATCGACCAGATCAAGGAGCTGGTGCATCAGCTCAAGACCCGCCCGGACTCCCGCCGTCTGATTGTCAGTGCCTGGAACCCGTCGGACCTGCCGGATGAGGGCGTGTCGCCCAGCGACAATGCGCGGGCGGGAAAAATGGCCCTGGCACCCTGCCACGCCCTGTTCCAGTTCTATGTGGCGGACGGCAAGTTGTCCTGCCAGCTGTACCAGCGCAGCGCGGACATTTTTCTCGGCGTGCCGTTCAATATCGCCTCCTACAGTCTGCTTACCCTGATGCTGGCACAGGTCTGCGGGCTCCAGCCCGGTGACTTTGTGCATACCTTTGGCGATGCGCACCTCTATTCCAATCACACCGAACAGGTCGAGGAACAGTTGTCCCGGGAGCCGCTACCGCTGCCGCAGATGCTGCTCAATCCGGATGTCAAAGACCTGTTTGAGTTCCGTTTTGAGGACTTCGAGCTGCGCGGATACGAAGCGCACCCGCATATTCCCGCGCCGGTGGCTGTGTGA
- the lgt gene encoding prolipoprotein diacylglyceryl transferase produces the protein MLTYPEIDPVAVAIGPLKIHWYGLMYLAGFAAAWWLAMRRAQKPWSPVIKSEVEDLILFCAIGVVVGGRLGYMFFYNFSELLAHPLSLFKVWEGGMSFHGGLIGVMLAATIYARKIGTTFPALIDFVAPLVPIGLGLGRIGNFIGQELWGRETDGPWGMVFPRDPELLVRHPSQLYQAFLEGLVLFTVLWIYSSKPRPRLAVGGLFVLLYGIFRFLVEFVRQPDVGIDVMFGWLTRGQLLSLPMIVGGILLLIWSYRTQPLPEGRGQGEKPEPRSKTKSESAKSAGNMKKSAAK, from the coding sequence ATGCTGACGTACCCCGAGATCGATCCCGTTGCAGTGGCCATTGGGCCGCTCAAAATTCACTGGTATGGCCTGATGTACCTGGCCGGATTTGCCGCCGCCTGGTGGCTGGCCATGCGGCGGGCGCAGAAACCCTGGTCGCCGGTGATCAAGTCGGAAGTCGAGGATCTGATCCTGTTCTGCGCCATTGGCGTGGTGGTGGGCGGCCGCCTCGGTTATATGTTCTTTTACAATTTCAGCGAGCTGTTGGCCCACCCCCTCAGCCTGTTCAAGGTCTGGGAAGGGGGGATGAGCTTTCACGGCGGGCTGATCGGCGTGATGCTGGCGGCGACCATTTATGCGCGCAAAATCGGCACTACTTTCCCCGCTCTGATCGATTTCGTGGCACCGCTGGTACCCATTGGCCTCGGCCTCGGCCGTATCGGTAACTTTATCGGCCAGGAGCTGTGGGGGCGGGAAACCGACGGACCCTGGGGGATGGTATTCCCCCGTGACCCGGAGCTGCTGGTGCGTCATCCCTCCCAGCTCTATCAGGCCTTCCTGGAGGGGCTGGTCTTGTTCACGGTACTGTGGATCTATTCAAGCAAGCCCCGCCCGCGTCTGGCCGTCGGTGGTCTGTTCGTTCTTCTATACGGTATCTTCCGCTTCCTGGTGGAGTTCGTGCGCCAGCCGGATGTGGGCATCGACGTGATGTTTGGCTGGCTGACCCGCGGTCAATTACTCAGCCTGCCGATGATTGTGGGTGGTATTCTGCTGCTGATCTGGAGTTACCGCACCCAACCACTGCCAGAAGGGCGTGGCCAGGGCGAAAAGCCGGAACCCCGGTCCAAGACCAAATCCGAAAGCGCCAAAAGCGCCGGTAACATGAAAAAGAGCGCGGCCAAGTAG
- a CDS encoding NRDE family protein: protein MCLLLIAYRQHPRFPLLILANRDEFYGRETAAAHPWPDHRLTAGRDLEAGGTWLGVAVGGRVAAVTNMREPQVSEPENVLSRGEIPVQFLDSDRTPTIFARDIPGERYRGFNAVLFDARLLADGAAAPLVCAGNRHRPFAMTPGVHGISNGAPDAPWPKVTHGCAALTALVTTLPTSLDHTSFVAPALQLLNDHRRAPADQLPDTGVGEPLESALSPIFVRIGADDPAGGSLGRGYGTRASSLVAVSTDGDVQFWEQTYTDGRVSGPPRYFQTPPN, encoded by the coding sequence ATGTGCCTGCTGCTGATTGCCTACCGCCAACACCCCCGCTTTCCCCTGTTGATTCTGGCCAACCGGGACGAATTCTACGGGCGCGAGACGGCCGCAGCGCACCCCTGGCCCGATCACAGACTGACCGCTGGGCGGGACCTGGAGGCCGGAGGCACCTGGCTGGGCGTCGCTGTGGGCGGGCGGGTGGCCGCAGTGACCAACATGCGGGAGCCGCAGGTATCCGAGCCGGAGAATGTACTGTCACGGGGTGAGATCCCGGTGCAGTTCCTCGACAGCGATCGCACCCCCACAATCTTTGCCCGGGATATACCCGGAGAGCGCTACCGCGGCTTCAACGCCGTTCTGTTCGATGCCCGGCTCCTCGCCGACGGGGCCGCGGCCCCGCTGGTGTGCGCAGGTAACCGCCACCGCCCCTTTGCTATGACACCCGGTGTACACGGGATCTCCAACGGTGCACCCGACGCCCCCTGGCCCAAGGTCACTCACGGCTGTGCAGCGCTCACCGCACTGGTGACAACACTGCCTACCTCTCTGGATCACACCAGCTTTGTCGCGCCCGCACTGCAGCTGCTCAATGATCACCGGCGCGCACCCGCAGACCAGTTGCCAGATACCGGAGTTGGCGAGCCTCTGGAGTCGGCGCTCTCCCCCATATTTGTGCGTATCGGTGCCGACGACCCAGCGGGCGGCTCTTTGGGCCGCGGTTACGGGACCCGCGCCAGCTCACTGGTCGCTGTCAGTACGGATGGCGACGTCCAATTCTGGGAGCAGACCTATACTGACGGGCGAGTCAGCGGCCCACCCCGCTACTTTCAGACCCCACCAAACTGA
- a CDS encoding L,D-transpeptidase family protein has translation MSYFIPERRKRKSPLPLIFLGSLCVFALYYAFTANQKTVPVLPENAVRPHLVNWLEDNPDAWPAQDPIFNPVAVRRIYRRTDYRLLWFDNYSLSDTANDLLKQLTASSSGNPSSMVDYRYHLGYFDRTLRDTPQRLQMAAVLDVLLTDAFISYAQDTQLDKLRPQAPKQQPRLRMRKKDITPVNLTEGGFQMASTRVSDSGDDDSGVFAGLQMAANDYSTSSGRQYFRGYNRGDRRSSQSVDRSRYYTQRSSQGRVYSSGSRYGTSHSARYSTRSYPQSYPRVMPRFRNLSEGGSGLTPSHGEGMYVEQNTPFGNDAQALREQLVRYRNMAASGQWRPLPAGPAMTLGAKHPNVAHLRNLLSVYGDYYSYGGESNSNRFDQRLHDAVVRFQRRHGLKPDGIVGKQTRQRMNLSPSARAAIIETNIRRREKLPANLGDRFIQVNIPGYTLNYVERDRIKLSMNVVVGKKIHQTPEINTRVARVVFNPTWTVPRSILVNEILPKARANPHGMENLGYRVVNGSGEYLPLNSQNLKRAAAGGFLMRQKGGEKNILGRVKFEIPNSDEIYLHDTRAKSLFSLTDRDYSHGCVRLEKPRQLAEVLLRDEPGDWSRFRIEQLTTGDETTEVRMSKNVKVYLTYWTAWVDGEGRMNFRPDIYGKDGLAANQF, from the coding sequence ATGTCATATTTCATTCCAGAGCGTCGCAAACGCAAATCACCGCTGCCGCTGATTTTTCTCGGCAGCCTGTGCGTGTTCGCCCTCTATTACGCTTTCACTGCCAATCAGAAAACGGTCCCGGTGCTACCGGAGAACGCCGTGCGCCCACACTTGGTGAACTGGCTGGAGGACAACCCTGACGCCTGGCCCGCTCAGGACCCCATCTTCAACCCGGTGGCGGTGCGCCGTATCTATCGCCGTACCGATTACCGGCTGCTGTGGTTCGATAACTACAGCCTGAGTGACACCGCGAATGACCTGCTCAAGCAGCTCACCGCGTCGAGCTCCGGTAACCCGAGCAGTATGGTGGACTACCGTTATCACCTCGGCTACTTCGACCGCACCCTGCGCGATACCCCGCAGCGCCTGCAGATGGCCGCGGTGCTCGACGTGCTGCTGACCGATGCATTCATCTCCTATGCCCAGGACACGCAACTGGACAAGCTGCGCCCCCAGGCACCCAAGCAACAGCCGCGCCTGCGTATGCGCAAGAAGGACATCACCCCGGTCAACCTGACCGAAGGTGGCTTCCAGATGGCCAGTACGCGAGTGTCCGATAGCGGCGACGACGATAGCGGAGTGTTTGCCGGCCTGCAGATGGCAGCCAACGACTACAGCACCAGCAGTGGTCGCCAATACTTCCGCGGTTACAATCGCGGTGACCGCCGCAGCAGCCAGTCCGTGGACCGGTCGCGCTATTATACCCAGCGCTCATCTCAGGGGCGCGTGTACAGCAGCGGCTCCCGCTACGGTACCAGCCACAGCGCCCGTTACTCGACCCGGAGTTATCCACAGTCTTACCCGCGCGTCATGCCGCGTTTCCGCAACCTGTCCGAGGGCGGCTCTGGCCTCACGCCGTCGCACGGGGAAGGGATGTACGTCGAGCAGAATACGCCCTTTGGCAACGATGCCCAGGCACTGCGCGAGCAACTGGTGCGCTACCGCAACATGGCCGCTTCCGGCCAGTGGCGCCCCCTGCCGGCGGGCCCGGCCATGACACTCGGCGCCAAGCACCCCAACGTGGCTCACCTGCGCAACCTGCTGTCGGTCTACGGTGACTATTACAGCTATGGCGGTGAGAGCAACAGCAACCGCTTTGACCAACGCCTGCACGATGCGGTGGTACGCTTCCAGCGTCGCCACGGGTTAAAACCTGACGGCATCGTCGGCAAGCAGACCCGCCAGCGGATGAACCTCTCGCCATCGGCCCGCGCCGCGATCATCGAGACCAACATCCGCCGCCGGGAAAAGCTGCCGGCCAATCTGGGCGACCGCTTTATCCAAGTGAATATCCCCGGCTACACCCTTAACTATGTGGAACGCGACCGCATCAAGCTCTCCATGAATGTGGTGGTGGGTAAGAAGATCCACCAGACACCGGAGATCAATACCCGCGTCGCCCGCGTGGTGTTCAATCCCACCTGGACCGTGCCGCGCAGCATTCTGGTAAACGAGATTCTGCCCAAGGCCCGGGCCAACCCCCACGGCATGGAAAACCTGGGTTACCGGGTGGTCAACGGCAGTGGCGAGTACCTGCCCCTGAACAGCCAGAACCTGAAACGCGCGGCGGCCGGTGGCTTCCTGATGCGCCAGAAAGGCGGAGAGAAGAACATCCTCGGGCGGGTGAAGTTCGAGATCCCCAACTCGGATGAGATCTATCTGCACGACACCCGCGCCAAGAGCCTGTTCAGCCTCACCGACCGCGATTACAGCCACGGCTGTGTTCGCCTGGAAAAGCCCCGCCAGCTGGCCGAAGTACTGCTGCGGGACGAGCCCGGTGACTGGAGCCGCTTCCGCATTGAACAGCTCACCACCGGTGACGAGACCACCGAGGTGCGCATGAGCAAAAATGTGAAGGTGTATCTGACTTACTGGACAGCCTGGGTCGACGGCGAAGGTCGCATGAACTTCCGCCCGGACATCTATGGCAAAGACGGCCTCGCCGCCAACCAGTTCTAG